The proteins below are encoded in one region of Triticum aestivum cultivar Chinese Spring chromosome 1B, IWGSC CS RefSeq v2.1, whole genome shotgun sequence:
- the LOC123091457 gene encoding uncharacterized protein — translation MMHFALRGTAAVGRRKTAHARSASHPCHCQCHPVHTRLDAGVRALRAWSASAEDGPSGLAHLEAVLAVLGEFLALPQAAAALRDDAAACDRFLTLADAYGSFEQALLALKQSVAQLRAGVRLGDGTMVAASLRARRRAEKELCGLAAAMRHASRHAMLAPADAADGEVTGVVAEAAAATASASEAIFLWCAAMSPDVSAVVQTVPVNAWLARLRVVHVAKKAVSLPETAAALERLEERIGELESGSEKVFSSLLQARVSLLNIHNTL, via the coding sequence ATGATGCACTTCGCTCTCAGAGGCAccgcggccgtggggaggaggaagACCGCGCACGCCCGGTCGGCGAGTCATCCGTGCCACTGCCAGTGCCACCCCGTCCACACGCGCCTCGATGCCGGCGTCCGCGCGCTCAGGGCATGGTCGGCCTCCGCCGAGGACGGGCCTTCGGGGCTCGCGCACCTGGAGGCCGTCCTGGCCGTGCTCGGCGAGTTCCTTGCCCTGCCGCAGGCCGCGGCTGCCCTCCGTGACGACGCAGCCGCCTGCGACCGGTTCCTCACGCTCGCCGACGCGTACGGCTCGTTCGAGCAGGCGCTGCTCGCGCTCAAGCAGAGCGTCGCGCAGCTGCGGGCGGGCGTCCGGCTCGGGGACGGCACGATGGTCGCCGCGTCGCTCCGGGCACGCAGGCGCGCAGAGAAGGAGCTGTGCGGCCTCGCCGCGGCGATGCGGCACGCCTCAAGGCACGCCATGCTGGCGCCGGCGGATGCCGCGGACGGCGAGGTCACCGGCGTggtggcggaggcggccgcggccacGGCGTCGGCGTCGGAGGCCATCTTCCTGTGGTGTGCGGCAATGTCCCCGGACGTATCGGCAGTGGTCCAGACGGTGCCCGTGAACGCATGGCTGGCGAGGCTGCGGGTCGTGCATGTGGCCAAGAAGGCAGTGTCACTGCCAGAGACGGCGGCGGCGTTGGAGAGGCTTGAGGAACGCATTGGCGAGCTCGAGAGCGGGAGCGAGAAGGTGTTTAGTAGCCTGCTTCAGGCTAGAGTTTCACTGCTGAACATCCATAATACCTTGTAG